Part of the Streptomyces antimycoticus genome, CGCGCCGCTGGACCTCGCGGACCTGAAGTCCGTACGCACCTTCGCGGCCGAGCACCCGGGCGACCGGCTCGACCTTCTCATCAACAACGCGGGCGTAATGGCCCTCCCGCGCCGCAGCACCGCCGACGGCTTCGAGATGCAGTTCGGCGTCAACCACCTGGGACACTTCGCGCTGACCGGGCTGCTGCTGCCGAAGCTGCTGGAGGCGGGCCCGGGGCGCGGGTGGTCAGCGTGTCCAGCTTTATGCACATGCTGGGGACGGTCGACCCGCGCGACCTGAACATGGAGCGCGGATACCGACGTTGGACCGCCTACGCACGCTCCAAGTCCGCCAATCTCCTCTTCATCCACGAGCTGTCCCGCCGCCTCCGCGCGACGAACGCCCGCCTCGTGGCGGCCGCCGCACACCCCGGCTACGCCTCGACCAACCTCCAGACCGCCGCCCCGAAGATGGAGGGCCGCCGGGCAGCCAAGCGCTTCATGGAAATCGGCAACCGCTACTTCGCCCAGAGCCCGGACCAGGGCGCCCTCCCCACCCTGTACGCGGCCACCGCCCCGGACGTCCGCCAGAACGACTTCTTCGGCCCCCCGCTCCAGGGCATCTGGCACGGCTCCCCCGTCCGCGCGACCCGCGCCAAGTGGACCCGCAGCGACACGGCGGGCCGGGGGCTGTGGGCCGCGTCCGAGCGGCTGACAGGGGTGCGGTACGAGGCGCTCGCGAACTGATGCACGGCGACGGCTGCGGACAGCCGATCGCGCCGACGCCCAGGGTCCGATCGGTCAGCCACGGCGGACGGTCGGCTCATGAGCCGTCGCGGCTCCGGCGGATCGAGTAATGTGGCCGTCGCCCGTACGCACCGAGGAGGTGAGACCCATCAACGCCAGTTCAGGCTGGGTGCTCGCCCTTGACGGCCGAGTGGTCGCCGCGACGTACGCGGCATAGCTGACCGCCGGGAGCGCCCTGAGACCTCCCGAAAGGCTTTCCAGGCCCCATGTCGGCTTCATCAGCTTCACCTTCACTCATCACCTTCCCCTCCGTCGTCTCCAGGCTCCGCGCCGCCGGGTGTGTGTTCGCCGAGGACGAGGCGCGGTTGATCCTCGCCACGGCTCGTACCCCGGCCGGGCTCCACGCCATGGTGGAGCGGCGCGCCGCCGGGCTGCCGCTGGAGCATGTGCTCGGCTGGGCGGAGTTCCGGGGGCTTCGGATATCCGTCGACGCCGGGGTCTTCGTGCCGCGCCGGCGCACCGAGTTCCTGGTCGATCAGGCCGAGGCGCTGGCCCGGCCCGGGGCCGTCGTGGTCGATCTGTGCTGCGGTTCGGGCGCGCTGGGCGCCGCGCTGGCCTCATCCCTCGGCGAGGTGGAGCTGTACGCGGCCGATATCGACCCCGTCGCGGTGGCCTGCGCGCGGCGCAACGTCGAGCCCGTGGGCGGCACGGTGTACGAGGGCGATCTCTACGAGCCGCTGCCCGCCGCGCTGCGCGGCCGGGTCGGCATCCTGCTGGCCAACGTTCCGTATGTGCCGACCGAGGAGGTCGGGCTGCTGCCGCCGGAGGCCCGGGTGCACGAGGCGCGGGTGGCGCTGGACGGCGGTGTGGACGGGCTCGATGTCCTGCGGCGGGTGACCGCCGAGGCGGGCCGATGGCTGGCCCCGGGCGGCTCGCTGCTGTTCGAGACGAGCGGGCGGCAGGCGGCCTCGGCCCTGGCCATCGTCGCTGATGACGGGCTGGAACCACGGCTGGCCGAGTGCGGGGAGCGGGAGGCGACGGTGGTGATCGGGACCAGCCGTCGGCACCTCAGGGGATGCCCGACGCACCTTGACGCCTGAGGCGGGGAGCCAACCCCCGACGCTTGAGGAGCGGAGTCCAGGGCGGAGCCCCGGCGGGGATCTGGGGCGGAGCCCCGGCTTCGGGAAGGGGCGGGGAGGGGGAAAGATCCGGCGGACACAGCTGGGGCCCCGTGCGCACGGCGTGGGCAGGGGCCGCTCGGATCCCCTTGGGGGTCGCTCAGGTCGTGGCGGGCGAGGTGCGCGGCCGGAGCGCCACCCGGGCCATCGGCGCCCGAGGGCGCCTTACGCGCGCAGCTCCTCCGCCGCGTCCGTGACCCGGGCGATCAGCCGCAGCAGCGTTTCGCGCTCCGTCTCGTCCAGCGGGGACAGGAAGACCCGGTTCATCCGGGCCGTCCGCGTGACCAGCTTCTGGTGGACCCTGGCCCCCTCCTCCGTCAGGCGCAGGACATTGCGGCGGCCGTCGTTCGG contains:
- a CDS encoding putative protein N(5)-glutamine methyltransferase, with amino-acid sequence MSASSASPSLITFPSVVSRLRAAGCVFAEDEARLILATARTPAGLHAMVERRAAGLPLEHVLGWAEFRGLRISVDAGVFVPRRRTEFLVDQAEALARPGAVVVDLCCGSGALGAALASSLGEVELYAADIDPVAVACARRNVEPVGGTVYEGDLYEPLPAALRGRVGILLANVPYVPTEEVGLLPPEARVHEARVALDGGVDGLDVLRRVTAEAGRWLAPGGSLLFETSGRQAASALAIVADDGLEPRLAECGEREATVVIGTSRRHLRGCPTHLDA